In one Mycobacterium sp. NBC_00419 genomic region, the following are encoded:
- a CDS encoding TNT domain-containing protein, which produces MTLTVLDIERWNAGDVREVFHAATSRAQAAMEAADGLATLPAFETWGGQAAEAAKEAIGQTRRDLDAAGNEALAVANAAGSAADEIERIKLELASLRADAESLGMEIDPVAGTVLPGPKVRNPMEAELKQAQLQPRLDKIVAEANLIDMALANAINMAGGKVPIPPLTRIDGPGVPSTHRPSWPENHDQLNGGRAADPTPSVQDLLTGAGRPDAGGQPADVNQTLDRIAGVPAPVRVAKPVVFSAKEIEGFKATARRALASEGMSAEQIESALDGMVARAQAMGWDFPDYHPPEPVRMPAPGFGEGFGDAWRNTEQGIKNLLGQGGPGAPGVLESWKDIATGISDTVTNPVGAVVGEIQHAADSPSAAYYAGEKTFDFASVAATAPFGLEGAAVRAGLPAELVTEGGIPLSAMRGWDPLGGMHPTEFDNQFGGAGARVFPDNNGFPPGYVPQPAHLPAGTIIDRIGSMDGRYFAPDGTPFGGRAIMPESAGGEYNRYMLTGKPLPEGWQIVEGPIQPWFGQTPNPGVPQYMLVGPPGVKVSAYELWRRGIFDDCGPPLGR; this is translated from the coding sequence ATGACCCTGACCGTTCTGGATATCGAGCGCTGGAATGCCGGTGATGTGCGTGAGGTGTTCCATGCGGCCACCAGCCGCGCCCAGGCGGCCATGGAAGCTGCCGACGGGTTGGCGACGCTTCCGGCGTTCGAGACGTGGGGCGGCCAGGCCGCCGAGGCTGCCAAGGAGGCAATCGGCCAGACGCGAAGAGATCTGGACGCCGCTGGCAATGAAGCGCTGGCGGTCGCGAATGCGGCCGGTAGTGCAGCGGACGAAATCGAGCGGATCAAGTTGGAGCTGGCGAGTCTGAGAGCCGACGCCGAATCGCTGGGTATGGAGATCGATCCTGTTGCGGGCACTGTGCTGCCCGGTCCCAAGGTGCGCAACCCGATGGAGGCCGAACTCAAACAGGCGCAACTGCAGCCGCGGTTGGACAAGATCGTCGCCGAAGCCAACTTGATCGATATGGCCCTGGCCAACGCCATCAACATGGCCGGCGGCAAGGTGCCGATTCCGCCATTAACGCGCATCGACGGCCCCGGTGTGCCGTCGACGCATCGTCCGTCGTGGCCTGAGAATCACGATCAGTTGAACGGGGGGCGTGCGGCGGATCCCACGCCAAGCGTGCAGGACTTGCTTACCGGGGCGGGCCGTCCTGATGCAGGTGGTCAGCCCGCCGATGTGAACCAGACGCTGGATCGGATAGCGGGTGTTCCGGCGCCTGTCAGGGTGGCGAAGCCAGTGGTGTTCTCTGCCAAGGAGATCGAGGGTTTCAAGGCTACCGCGCGCAGGGCTTTGGCAAGTGAGGGCATGTCAGCGGAGCAGATCGAGTCGGCATTGGACGGCATGGTGGCGCGCGCACAGGCGATGGGGTGGGATTTTCCGGATTACCACCCGCCGGAGCCGGTTCGTATGCCTGCGCCGGGGTTCGGTGAGGGTTTTGGCGATGCGTGGCGTAATACCGAGCAGGGCATCAAGAATCTCTTGGGGCAAGGTGGCCCGGGGGCCCCGGGTGTGCTGGAGTCTTGGAAAGACATCGCCACGGGGATTTCCGACACCGTGACCAATCCGGTGGGCGCGGTCGTCGGAGAGATCCAACACGCCGCGGATTCACCCAGCGCGGCTTACTACGCGGGGGAGAAGACCTTCGATTTCGCCTCCGTCGCGGCGACTGCCCCGTTCGGGTTGGAGGGCGCTGCGGTGCGTGCTGGCCTGCCGGCCGAGCTGGTTACCGAAGGTGGCATCCCATTGTCGGCCATGCGTGGGTGGGATCCGTTGGGAGGCATGCACCCAACAGAGTTTGACAATCAGTTCGGCGGGGCGGGGGCTCGGGTTTTCCCCGACAACAACGGATTTCCGCCAGGCTATGTCCCGCAACCCGCCCATCTACCGGCGGGGACGATCATCGACAGAATCGGATCCATGGATGGGCGCTATTTCGCTCCGGACGGCACTCCTTTTGGCGGCCGGGCGATAATGCCGGAAAGTGCTGGCGGGGAGTACAACCGTTACATGCTCACCGGTAAGCCGCTTCCTGAAGGGTGGCAGATTGTCGAGGGGCCGATACAACCGTGGTTCGGGCAAACGCCGAACCCTGGGGTCCCCCAATATATGCTCGTCGGTCCCCCCGGGGTTAAGGTCAGCGCATATGAATTGTGGCGTAGGGGTATCTTTGACGACTGTGGGCCGCCCCTTGGACGCTAG
- a CDS encoding DUF1398 family protein, translated as MTSDAVVVLDAALREGAARRPAVAGFPHFAEALHRNGVHQFTYWLPAMQCLYRTDLGAVLTQDAPLRQGMHDVPEFDEAALVGALRADQAGKTDFPEFAEAAWRAGVVHFVVDLDERTCTYTGLDEQSYVEHFPAVTVCGELPRD; from the coding sequence ATGACTTCCGATGCCGTCGTCGTACTCGATGCTGCACTGCGCGAGGGTGCGGCCCGCCGTCCGGCTGTCGCAGGCTTCCCACATTTCGCAGAGGCCCTGCACCGCAACGGCGTTCACCAGTTCACCTACTGGCTGCCCGCGATGCAGTGCCTCTACCGGACCGACCTGGGCGCCGTGCTCACCCAGGACGCACCCCTGCGCCAGGGCATGCACGATGTGCCGGAGTTCGACGAGGCTGCGCTCGTCGGTGCGCTACGCGCCGACCAGGCGGGCAAGACCGATTTCCCGGAGTTCGCCGAGGCGGCGTGGCGCGCCGGCGTCGTGCACTTCGTCGTCGACCTCGACGAGCGCACCTGTACCTACACCGGCCTGGATGAGCAGAGCTACGTCGAGCACTTTCCGGCCGTGACCGTGTGCGGTGAGCTCCCGCGCGACTGA
- a CDS encoding TIGR03086 family metal-binding protein has protein sequence MNSLDLLHSADRRLLALTAALAAPDLDLPSPCTGWNVRSLLSHTVASIDAFAHGIDGQGGPTEEELFSGADILGAAPLAVAEHSVQRSHHAWATVTDWQSPISTVLGVMAAEQAVGIITYSTLIHSWDLAVALDQTVEFDAAEAELAEAVGAQLVPALRPQNLFGPAIATETAATPTQRVIAFAGRHPL, from the coding sequence ATGAACTCGCTCGACCTCCTGCACAGCGCCGACCGGCGACTCCTGGCCCTGACCGCCGCGCTCGCTGCGCCGGATCTCGACCTGCCCAGCCCCTGCACGGGCTGGAACGTGCGCTCGCTGCTGAGCCACACCGTCGCCTCGATCGACGCCTTCGCCCACGGCATCGACGGACAGGGCGGGCCGACCGAGGAAGAGCTCTTCAGCGGCGCGGACATTCTCGGTGCCGCACCGCTTGCGGTGGCCGAGCATTCGGTGCAGCGTTCACACCATGCGTGGGCGACTGTGACCGACTGGCAGTCCCCGATCTCGACGGTCCTCGGTGTGATGGCCGCCGAGCAGGCCGTCGGCATCATCACCTACTCCACGCTGATCCACAGTTGGGATCTCGCTGTCGCCCTCGACCAGACCGTGGAGTTCGACGCCGCCGAGGCCGAGTTGGCCGAAGCCGTCGGCGCTCAACTCGTCCCGGCCCTGCGGCCGCAGAACCTCTTCGGTCCGGCGATTGCGACGGAGACTGCAGCCACGCCAACACAGCGCGTCATCGCGTTCGCCGGCAGGCACCCGCTGTGA
- a CDS encoding CGNR zinc finger domain-containing protein gives MDTESRLADAQAAGFFVAGEPLAVDLADTLITVQDPPVDLLPDETACRRWWDLQADRLPEGATAPPRGPTVELRHAVRNILDAQLTGATPDLAAVAVVNNTRAQATAVRRLEHSAAGWTAATTWRSPADGPYDIALAVVADSLIDLLTGPGLGRLRRCQNPACSMLFVASDARRKFCTQNICANRTRVARHYRRHRDS, from the coding sequence ATGGATACCGAGTCACGGCTCGCCGACGCCCAGGCGGCTGGCTTCTTCGTCGCCGGGGAGCCGCTGGCCGTGGATCTCGCGGACACACTCATCACCGTGCAAGACCCGCCGGTCGACCTTCTGCCTGATGAAACCGCATGCCGGCGGTGGTGGGACCTGCAGGCCGACCGCCTGCCGGAGGGGGCCACGGCACCGCCACGTGGGCCCACCGTCGAGTTGCGCCACGCCGTCCGGAACATCCTCGACGCCCAGCTGACCGGCGCAACCCCGGACCTGGCCGCCGTCGCGGTGGTCAACAACACCAGGGCCCAGGCGACCGCGGTCCGGCGTCTCGAGCACTCCGCTGCGGGGTGGACCGCCGCCACGACGTGGCGGTCTCCCGCCGACGGGCCCTATGACATCGCACTGGCGGTGGTCGCCGACAGCCTCATCGACCTGCTGACCGGGCCCGGCCTCGGGCGCCTGCGCAGGTGCCAGAATCCCGCCTGCAGCATGCTGTTCGTCGCCTCCGACGCGCGCCGGAAGTTCTGCACCCAGAACATCTGCGCCAACCGCACGCGGGTGGCCCGTCATTACCGCCGTCACCGCGACAGCTGA
- the glp gene encoding molybdotransferase-like divisome protein Glp, whose translation MRSVEEQQARVAAAAVAPRPVRVAIAEAQGLMCAEEVITEHPLPGFDQAAIDGYAVRSVDVLAVGDDDEQGGEISLPVMGVIEAGTRTPSRLQPKQAARVQTGAPMPTLADAVLPLRWTDGGQTRVRVLRGVRSGAYVRHTGDDVQPGDVAVRAGAIIGAAQVGLLAAVGRERVLVHPRPRVTVMSVGGELVDISRTPGNGQVYDVNSYALAAAARDAGAEVNRIGIVTTEPKELREVVEGQLSRAEVVIIAGAVGGAAAEGVRTVLSQLGEMEVSRIAMHPGSVQGFGQLGRDAVPTFLLPANPVSALVVFEVMVRPLIRLSLGKRSPMRRVVQARALSPITSVAGRKGFLRGQLMRDQDTGDYLVQALGGAPGASSHLLATLAEANCLVVVPTETEQVRTGEVVDVAFLAQRG comes from the coding sequence GTGCGCTCGGTAGAAGAACAGCAGGCCAGGGTGGCGGCTGCCGCTGTGGCGCCCCGCCCGGTTCGGGTTGCGATCGCCGAGGCGCAGGGACTGATGTGCGCCGAGGAAGTCATCACCGAACATCCGCTGCCCGGATTCGACCAGGCCGCCATCGACGGCTACGCGGTGCGCAGCGTCGACGTGCTGGCCGTCGGTGATGATGACGAGCAGGGCGGTGAGATCAGCCTTCCCGTCATGGGCGTCATCGAGGCAGGTACCCGTACGCCGAGCCGGCTGCAACCCAAGCAGGCCGCTCGGGTCCAGACCGGCGCCCCGATGCCGACACTGGCCGACGCGGTGCTGCCGCTGCGCTGGACCGACGGCGGTCAGACCCGGGTGCGGGTGCTGCGTGGGGTCCGGTCGGGTGCCTACGTCCGGCACACCGGTGACGACGTACAGCCCGGTGACGTCGCGGTGCGCGCCGGCGCGATCATCGGCGCCGCACAGGTCGGCCTGCTGGCCGCGGTGGGACGCGAACGGGTGCTGGTGCATCCCCGGCCGCGGGTGACGGTGATGAGCGTGGGCGGCGAGCTCGTCGACATCAGCCGCACTCCCGGCAATGGCCAGGTCTACGACGTCAACTCCTACGCGTTGGCCGCGGCCGCCCGCGATGCCGGTGCCGAGGTGAACCGGATCGGGATCGTCACCACCGAACCCAAGGAACTGCGTGAGGTGGTCGAGGGCCAGCTCAGTCGCGCCGAGGTCGTCATCATCGCCGGCGCGGTCGGCGGCGCAGCGGCCGAAGGCGTACGCACCGTGCTGTCCCAGCTGGGCGAGATGGAGGTCAGCCGGATCGCGATGCATCCCGGTTCGGTGCAGGGCTTCGGTCAGCTCGGCCGCGACGCGGTGCCGACGTTCCTGCTGCCGGCCAATCCGGTGAGCGCCCTGGTGGTCTTCGAGGTGATGGTGCGCCCGCTGATCCGGCTGTCGTTGGGCAAGCGATCGCCCATGCGGCGTGTCGTGCAGGCCCGCGCGCTGTCCCCGATCACGTCGGTCGCGGGACGCAAAGGCTTCCTGCGCGGGCAGCTGATGCGCGACCAGGACACCGGCGATTACCTGGTGCAGGCGCTCGGCGGTGCACCCGGTGCCTCATCGCATCTGCTGGCCACGCTGGCCGAGGCCAACTGCCTGGTTGTGGTGCCCACCGAGACCGAGCAGGTGCGCACCGGCGAGGTCGTCGACGTGGCCTTCCTGGCTCAGCGCGGCTGA
- a CDS encoding GNAT family N-acetyltransferase → MNLWRSSSLHPGWPMTVGPLRVPAGLIRLRPVRMRDAAQWSRIRMADQSRLEPWEPTAEVDWAVRHAVSSWPPICSGLRGEARKGRMLPYVIELDGHLCGQLTIGNVTHGALRSAWIGYWVSSAVTGRGIATGALALGLDHCFGPVTLHRVEATVRPENAASRAVLAKAGFREEGLLRRYLDVDGAWRDHLLVAMTVEEVDGSVAARLVDRGLARWS, encoded by the coding sequence GTGAACCTCTGGCGTAGTAGCTCGCTGCATCCTGGCTGGCCGATGACCGTCGGTCCGCTGCGGGTGCCTGCCGGGCTGATCCGGCTGCGCCCGGTGCGGATGCGTGATGCCGCGCAATGGAGCCGGATCCGGATGGCCGACCAGTCGAGGCTGGAGCCCTGGGAGCCGACGGCTGAGGTGGATTGGGCTGTGCGCCATGCTGTTTCGTCATGGCCGCCGATATGTTCGGGTCTTCGGGGCGAGGCACGCAAGGGCAGGATGCTGCCGTATGTGATCGAGCTCGACGGGCACCTCTGTGGTCAGCTGACGATCGGGAATGTGACGCACGGGGCGTTGCGGTCGGCCTGGATCGGCTATTGGGTGTCCAGTGCGGTGACCGGGCGGGGGATAGCTACCGGCGCGCTCGCGCTGGGACTGGACCACTGCTTCGGGCCGGTGACTCTGCACCGGGTGGAGGCCACGGTACGGCCGGAGAACGCGGCGAGCCGGGCGGTGCTGGCCAAGGCTGGGTTCCGCGAGGAGGGCCTTCTGAGGCGCTATCTCGACGTCGACGGGGCGTGGCGTGACCACCTTCTGGTGGCCATGACGGTCGAGGAGGTGGACGGCTCGGTGGCGGCCCGTCTGGTCGACCGAGGACTCGCCCGCTGGAGCTGA
- a CDS encoding FmdB family zinc ribbon protein, translating into MPTYSYACTECDNRFDAVQAFTEDALTTCPQCSGRLRKLFNSVGVVFKGSGFYRTDSRDASKSTAKAESSTSSSSEKSSSEKSSSTSDSSSSSSSTGSSSSTPAAAASS; encoded by the coding sequence GTGCCGACCTACAGCTATGCGTGCACCGAGTGCGACAACCGCTTCGATGCTGTGCAGGCCTTCACGGAGGATGCACTGACCACCTGCCCCCAGTGCTCTGGTCGGCTGCGCAAGCTGTTCAACTCGGTGGGCGTGGTCTTCAAGGGCAGCGGCTTCTACCGCACCGACAGCCGGGACGCCTCGAAGAGCACCGCCAAGGCGGAGTCGTCGACGTCCTCGAGTTCGGAGAAGTCGAGTTCGGAGAAGTCGTCGAGCACCAGCGACTCGTCGTCGTCCTCGTCGAGCACGGGTTCGAGTTCGTCTACTCCTGCTGCAGCAGCCTCCAGCTAG
- a CDS encoding 5-formyltetrahydrofolate cyclo-ligase, producing MVDVVLAGSKAQHRAALLAARRAVPDQVRETEAQALSSHLAAVARPGDTVCAYVPAGAEPGSPELLDRLRELGARVLLPVTRPGDPEALLWGEYEPGKLAAGRFGLLEPAGPRLDETAVAQACVVLVPALAVDRRGVRLGRGGGYYDRSLGLCAPGARLVAVVRDEEVLAELPSEAHDIRMTHALTPHRGLVALGDGY from the coding sequence ATGGTGGACGTCGTGCTTGCCGGATCGAAAGCTCAACACAGGGCCGCCCTGCTGGCCGCGCGCCGCGCCGTTCCCGACCAGGTCCGTGAGACCGAGGCGCAAGCACTGAGCAGCCACCTGGCGGCTGTCGCCCGGCCCGGCGACACGGTCTGCGCCTACGTGCCGGCCGGCGCCGAACCGGGCTCGCCGGAGCTGTTGGACCGACTGCGCGAGCTGGGTGCCCGGGTGCTGCTGCCGGTGACCCGCCCCGGCGACCCGGAGGCGTTGCTGTGGGGCGAGTACGAGCCCGGGAAGTTGGCGGCCGGCAGGTTCGGCCTGCTCGAACCGGCCGGGCCGCGGCTGGATGAGACGGCGGTGGCCCAGGCTTGCGTCGTGCTGGTGCCGGCGTTGGCGGTGGACCGCCGTGGCGTGCGGCTGGGCCGCGGCGGCGGGTATTACGACCGCTCGCTGGGGCTGTGCGCACCGGGCGCGCGGCTGGTGGCGGTGGTCCGCGACGAGGAAGTCCTCGCGGAATTGCCCAGCGAGGCGCACGACATCCGGATGACGCATGCGCTGACCCCGCATCGGGGTCTGGTCGCTCTCGGCGACGGCTATTGA
- a CDS encoding UTP--glucose-1-phosphate uridylyltransferase has product MTPPEVPIPRTAIVPAAGLGTRFLPATKTVPKELLPVVDTPGIELVAAEAAEAGAERLVIVTSEGKDGVVAHFVEDLVLEGTLEARGKKAMLAKVRRAPALIKVESVIQHEPLGLGHAVSCVEPVLSDDEDAVSVLLPDDLVLPTGVLETMAKVRAKRGGTVLCAIEVSPAEVSSYGVFDVETVPDATNPNVLRVKGMVEKPKPEDAPSQFAAAGRYLLDRAIFDALRRVERGVGGEIQLTDAIELLIKEGHPVHVVVHRGSRHDLGNPGGYLKAAVDFALDRDDYGPDLRQWLVARLGLAEKTEQ; this is encoded by the coding sequence ATGACGCCGCCAGAGGTTCCGATTCCGCGCACGGCGATTGTGCCTGCGGCGGGCCTGGGTACGCGGTTTTTGCCGGCGACCAAGACGGTCCCCAAGGAGCTGCTGCCGGTCGTCGACACTCCGGGTATCGAGTTGGTCGCCGCGGAGGCCGCCGAGGCCGGTGCCGAACGGCTGGTGATCGTCACCTCCGAGGGTAAGGACGGGGTGGTCGCCCACTTCGTCGAGGACCTGGTGCTCGAGGGCACGCTCGAGGCCCGCGGCAAGAAGGCGATGCTGGCCAAGGTGCGCCGGGCCCCGGCGCTGATCAAGGTCGAATCGGTGATCCAGCACGAGCCGCTGGGTCTGGGCCATGCGGTCAGCTGCGTGGAGCCGGTGCTCTCCGACGACGAGGATGCGGTGTCGGTGCTCCTGCCCGATGACCTCGTGCTGCCCACGGGTGTGCTCGAGACGATGGCCAAGGTGCGCGCCAAACGGGGCGGCACGGTGTTGTGCGCCATCGAGGTCTCGCCGGCCGAGGTCAGCTCCTACGGCGTCTTCGACGTCGAGACGGTGCCCGATGCAACCAACCCGAACGTGTTGCGGGTCAAGGGCATGGTGGAAAAGCCCAAACCCGAGGATGCGCCGTCGCAGTTCGCCGCGGCCGGGCGCTACCTGCTGGACCGGGCGATCTTCGACGCTCTGCGCCGGGTGGAGCGTGGGGTGGGCGGCGAGATTCAGCTCACCGATGCCATCGAGTTGTTGATCAAAGAGGGCCATCCGGTGCACGTGGTGGTCCATCGCGGGTCTCGACACGACTTGGGAAATCCCGGCGGCTACCTCAAGGCTGCGGTTGACTTTGCCTTGGATCGTGACGACTATGGCCCGGACTTGCGGCAATGGTTGGTCGCGCGACTGGGCCTGGCCGAAAAGACCGAACAGTAG
- the sepX gene encoding divisome protein SepX/GlpR, with product MPSIPQSLLWISLVVLWLFVLVPMLISKRDTVRRTSDVALATRVLNGDDKSRLLRRKGRPAAGHHHDPDWQRDEDEFDDYDESESDESAQDLAEPVRTRAVVVVAAVAEEVRLDQDYLDVDVVDEDSGALPVGGGAVRAQTAQPTLFDEAAEPVAKPQPEPAPEPVAELDATQEFDAVTDDDPQDGTADDYEYVDDTSGLETEDEPATAATPRVGRSRRLESSTAAAVTARKYRFRRRVLTAMSATMILTAVLAFTVSRDLWWACASTAVVTILYLGYLRRQTRIEEQVRRRRQQRMARSRLGVENTEDRDYDVVPSRLRRPGAAVLDIDDEDPIFEHLDEVPFARHYDLPRAAGQ from the coding sequence ATGCCAAGCATCCCCCAGTCATTGCTCTGGATCTCACTTGTGGTGCTCTGGTTGTTCGTGTTGGTGCCGATGCTCATCAGTAAGCGCGACACTGTTCGTCGCACGAGCGACGTCGCGCTGGCCACCAGAGTCCTCAACGGCGACGACAAGTCCCGACTGTTACGGCGCAAGGGCCGACCGGCCGCCGGTCACCACCACGATCCCGATTGGCAGCGCGACGAAGACGAGTTCGACGACTACGACGAGTCCGAGTCGGACGAGTCCGCCCAAGACCTAGCCGAACCGGTGCGCACCCGCGCCGTGGTCGTTGTCGCCGCGGTCGCCGAAGAGGTGCGGCTCGACCAGGACTATCTCGACGTCGACGTGGTCGACGAGGATTCCGGCGCACTGCCGGTCGGCGGCGGCGCTGTGCGCGCCCAGACCGCACAACCGACGCTGTTCGACGAGGCGGCAGAGCCAGTCGCCAAGCCCCAGCCCGAACCCGCTCCCGAGCCCGTCGCCGAGCTGGACGCCACCCAGGAGTTCGACGCCGTCACCGACGACGACCCGCAGGACGGCACCGCCGACGACTACGAATATGTCGACGACACCTCGGGTTTGGAAACCGAGGACGAGCCGGCGACCGCGGCCACGCCCAGGGTGGGACGCTCGCGGCGGCTGGAGTCCAGCACCGCTGCGGCGGTAACTGCACGAAAGTACCGGTTCCGCAGGCGGGTGTTGACGGCCATGTCGGCCACCATGATCCTCACCGCCGTGCTGGCGTTCACCGTCAGCCGCGACCTGTGGTGGGCATGTGCCAGCACTGCCGTGGTCACGATCCTGTACCTGGGTTACCTGCGCCGCCAGACCCGTATCGAGGAGCAGGTGCGCCGCCGTCGTCAACAGCGGATGGCGCGCTCGCGGCTCGGGGTGGAGAACACCGAGGATCGCGACTACGACGTGGTGCCCTCACGGCTGCGCCGACCGGGTGCCGCCGTGCTCGACATCGACGACGAGGACCCGATCTTCGAGCACCTCGACGAGGTGCCGTTCGCGCGGCATTACGACCTGCCGCGTGCGGCCGGCCAGTAG
- a CDS encoding SAF domain-containing protein translates to MGESLNPTLLNRLSRALRPDFARTILARRVAAAGLVILAGVAALRPDPGDARNDVVVATRDLSPGVTLTADDIRVEHRSAATLPDGYQHATAQIVGATLAGPARRGEILTDVRVLGSRLAGLAAGPDARVVPLHLADAALLDLIRPGDVVDVLGAVSAEPDAQPRVVAANAIVVLVSAKPKAVGSGDDRVVLVALPASAANSLAGATLVQTVTLTIH, encoded by the coding sequence ATGGGCGAATCGCTCAATCCGACTCTGCTGAACCGTCTTTCGCGTGCCCTGCGACCGGACTTCGCCCGCACCATACTGGCGCGACGCGTCGCCGCCGCCGGTCTGGTCATTCTCGCCGGGGTCGCAGCGCTGCGTCCGGATCCCGGCGATGCCCGTAACGACGTCGTGGTCGCCACCCGCGACCTCAGCCCCGGTGTCACGCTGACGGCTGACGACATCCGGGTGGAACATCGTTCTGCGGCAACACTTCCCGACGGCTACCAACATGCCACCGCGCAGATCGTCGGCGCGACCCTGGCCGGGCCGGCTCGCCGCGGGGAGATCCTGACCGATGTCCGCGTGCTGGGCTCGCGGCTGGCCGGGCTGGCGGCAGGACCGGACGCACGGGTGGTGCCGCTACATCTGGCCGATGCCGCCCTGTTGGACCTGATCCGCCCCGGCGACGTCGTGGACGTGCTCGGCGCAGTCTCGGCCGAACCGGACGCCCAACCGCGCGTGGTCGCCGCCAATGCCATCGTGGTGCTGGTGTCGGCCAAACCGAAGGCAGTGGGATCCGGCGACGACCGGGTGGTCCTGGTGGCCCTGCCCGCCTCGGCGGCCAACTCGCTAGCCGGCGCGACCCTGGTGCAGACCGTCACGCTGACGATCCACTAG
- a CDS encoding GAF and ANTAR domain-containing protein translates to MTTRESDEVSTPDGTVEPQAVFANLADIVYQGSGLDDVHPAICVAATMIVPGCDHASILLKRKGDYVTVAATDEVARRVDDLEREIGEGPCVDAIEDESAQVEPDLHVSSQWPTLAQRVLAETPVRSMMAFRLMVDEHKVGALNLFSDTPGAFDSYAAGRAIVMASFASVAAAAAARGEDADGLRSALLSNREIGKAVGMLMVLNDIDEPRAFEVLRRSSQDFNIKLTDVAKAVIASRGKPPAS, encoded by the coding sequence ATGACGACCAGAGAATCCGATGAGGTGTCGACGCCCGACGGCACCGTCGAGCCTCAGGCGGTCTTCGCGAACCTGGCCGACATCGTCTACCAGGGGTCGGGCTTGGACGACGTTCATCCGGCCATCTGCGTTGCCGCGACCATGATCGTCCCCGGCTGCGACCACGCCAGCATCCTGCTCAAACGCAAGGGCGACTACGTGACCGTGGCTGCCACCGATGAGGTCGCGCGGCGGGTGGACGACCTAGAGCGCGAGATCGGCGAAGGCCCATGCGTGGATGCCATCGAGGATGAGTCGGCGCAGGTGGAGCCGGATCTGCACGTCTCCAGTCAGTGGCCGACGCTGGCGCAGCGAGTGCTGGCGGAGACGCCGGTGCGCTCGATGATGGCGTTTCGTTTGATGGTCGACGAGCACAAGGTGGGCGCGCTCAACCTGTTCTCCGACACCCCGGGCGCATTCGACTCCTATGCGGCCGGCCGGGCGATCGTCATGGCGTCATTCGCCAGCGTCGCGGCCGCCGCGGCGGCCCGCGGGGAAGACGCCGACGGTCTGCGGTCCGCGCTGTTGAGCAACCGGGAGATCGGCAAGGCCGTCGGCATGCTCATGGTGCTCAACGACATCGACGAACCGCGGGCATTCGAGGTACTGCGCCGCAGTTCGCAGGACTTCAACATCAAGCTGACCGATGTCGCCAAGGCCGTGATCGCCAGCCGGGGCAAGCCCCCCGCCAGCTGA
- a CDS encoding pyridoxamine 5'-phosphate oxidase family protein: MTSNGNGDAAVGFHSGELAVQTQAGVSAQAERLAPMLARGHLRGSSTALLASARLAVLTARDAEGRLWTSPVFGDPGFLAAVNPTTLHVDARIPDADPLHDMPAGQPAGAIVIDFATRRRWRINGVVSPSPSGLTIEVDQSYGNCPKYIHTSNTPDGAAGADREPVFTGEALREEDRRLIQRADTFFLGTTHPVSGADASHRGGPAGFVIAAHDRLWFPDYPGNNLFNSLGNIAIDPSAALLFIDFDTGTTLQLSGRAALTWDDSAPADGVHTGRGVSFTPERVVVARLPR, from the coding sequence GTGACGAGCAACGGAAACGGGGACGCCGCTGTGGGATTCCACAGCGGCGAACTCGCCGTACAGACCCAGGCGGGAGTTAGTGCGCAAGCCGAGCGGCTGGCCCCCATGCTCGCCCGCGGTCATCTCCGCGGCAGCAGCACCGCCCTGCTGGCCAGTGCCCGGCTGGCCGTCCTGACCGCCCGCGACGCGGAAGGCCGACTGTGGACGTCGCCGGTGTTCGGTGATCCGGGCTTCCTCGCGGCCGTCAACCCGACGACCCTGCATGTCGATGCCCGCATTCCCGACGCCGACCCGCTGCACGACATGCCGGCGGGGCAGCCCGCCGGCGCGATCGTCATCGACTTCGCCACCCGGCGTCGCTGGCGCATCAACGGGGTGGTGAGCCCGAGTCCGTCGGGGCTCACGATCGAGGTCGACCAGTCCTACGGCAATTGCCCGAAGTACATCCACACCTCGAATACTCCCGATGGTGCGGCCGGTGCAGATCGCGAGCCGGTGTTCACCGGGGAGGCCCTGCGCGAAGAGGACCGCCGGCTGATCCAGCGCGCCGACACGTTCTTCTTGGGTACGACGCATCCGGTGTCGGGAGCCGACGCGTCACACCGTGGTGGCCCAGCCGGTTTCGTGATCGCCGCCCATGACCGGCTGTGGTTCCCCGACTATCCCGGCAACAACCTGTTCAACAGCCTGGGCAACATCGCCATCGATCCGAGCGCAGCCCTGCTGTTCATCGACTTCGACACGGGGACAACGCTTCAGCTCTCCGGGCGGGCCGCACTGACGTGGGATGACAGCGCCCCTGCCGACGGCGTGCACACCGGCCGCGGCGTGAGCTTCACGCCCGAGCGGGTGGTGGTGGCGAGACTGCCGCGATAG